One Fusarium poae strain DAOMC 252244 chromosome 4, whole genome shotgun sequence DNA window includes the following coding sequences:
- a CDS encoding hypothetical protein (BUSCO:39404at5125) — translation MNGNNFSHGDRAFLQAILARGSITFEEAQPILAAIFNAGRNEADDEDEIRRDQITEEHFNEAIDKISEAASLFDYEIRSTVHQVTKRRIWALVNTTSDPQTQLATSYSPEELSFIKRILDAMFEKFNTPRMEVMAITEMQAIKLARPNRRESHVAVETQTQTVADKGLKHSEVETALASLVEGGWFEKSQDGFYTLSPRALLELRPWLVETYNDPDLEPQDWQRIRFCEACKDIVTMGLRCSEVDCNFRLHEICEEAFWRTRRDKKCPRCTTEWTGSRYTGERAVTSTDAFQRGRRRDGGGWRRSTLADDVIRDEGGADEAEDDGGEDIDGAD, via the coding sequence ATGAATGGGAATAATTTCAGTCACGGCGATAGGGCTTTTCTTCAAGCCATCCTGGCTCGAGGATCAATCACATTCGAAGAAGCTCAACCTATCCTTGCCGCAATTTTCAACGCTGGGCGTAACGAAGCtgacgatgaggacgagATACGGAGGGATCAAATCACCGAAGAACATTTCAATGAGGCCATCGATAAAATCTCCGAAGCGGCATCGCTGTTTGATTACGAAATCCGCAGCACTGTCCACCAAGTAACAAAGAGACGAATATGGGCCTTGGTTAATACTACATCCGATCCGCAAACACAACTTGCCACATCATACAGCCCCGAAGAGCTGTCATTTATAAAGAGAATCCTAGATGCCATGTTTGAAAAGTTCAATACACCACGTATGGAAGTTATGGCCATTACGGAGATGCAGGCCATCAAACTGGCTCGACCGAACCGACGGGAAAGCCATGTCGCTGTGGAAACCCAAACGCAAACAGTCGCCGACAAAGGGCTAAAGCATAGCGAAGTTGAAACTGCGCTTGCGAGTCTAGTTGAGGGAGGATGGTTCGAAAAAAGTCAAGATGGCTTTTATACACTGTCACCACGAGCACTGCTCGAACTACGACCCTGGCTGGTTGAAACATACAACGACCCTGATCTTGAACCACAGGACTGGCAGCGTATCAGATTCTGTGAAGCATGTAAGGACATAGTCACAATGGGCCTGAGATGCTCTGAAGTGGACTGCAACTTCCGACTACACGAGATCTGCGAAGAGGCTTTCTGGCGAACTAGAAGAGACAAGAAATGCCCACGATGCACGACCGAGTGGACTGGTAGCAGGTACACGGGCGAAAGGGCGGTAACGTCGACCGATGCCTTTCAACGAGGACGACGGAGGGACGGTGGTGGTTGGCGACGCAGTACCCTTGCTGACGATGTCATTCGGGACGAGGGGGGTGCAGACGAAGCAGAGGATGATGGAGGAGAGGACATTGACGGTGCTGATTGA
- a CDS encoding hypothetical protein (BUSCO:19930at5125) yields the protein MAMNVTELKEFDVIRVARSDGSDTGPGYWPVTTSTATTTTKKTKDAAAAEKAPRTKPQMVRLAEDDPRFTEWKVKLGILLKQELCPNPDEGNPWLVNFPRGYWLYEKSKHLWVSGYPIKVKLFKSPQEFAVHLIWLLSTSMDYRDCCCAHCNAASIIKGGSASDEGLIITHEPSKGDKMPPRVTPVPLPPMPGQTSQKPGTMPGTIVPRSASAQSTPAATAKNSPAPTPVSAAAISVQQAQQPPQIRPQEQVIKPSPQLQPQLQSAPQPQSQSQHHQQPQQVQHQPQIQQQQQQQQQQQQIQQQPTNLAQAPPQPIQWALKSTVLFRSGELVWYQNGNTWRLGVIASSSNGQHEVMPIGHGIVQQNNVTKTDGDMRPFYAFTVPPVTLPELKDKNYDGVPWESLFQSAVDGNRREVIALDASKMAAVKIDYSYSLWSKLSEDPKSKTAFYYGCFFGAERVEIGDAMRLKSLPAELNVPAETGVLGLRFIFTTKEMPGAVFFRGHIYQLVPEDHPNIVRDDYLPLALRSESQWRRSVGAQRWCYAIVKENVVFKEQSIRGRFYPTHRLMPILNPAEFQSSVAQRRVDDQYAHLNNRMDGVGRYLGRKINRIDTLGASVIHTARINLESFIREGDQPVE from the exons atgGCGATGAACGTGACGGAATTGAAGGAATTTGATGTTATTCGTGTGGCCAGAAGCGATGGTTCAGATACTGGACCCGGCTACTGGCCTGTCACGACATCAACTGCGACGACTACaacaaaaaagacaaaagatgCAGCAGCTGCTGAGAAGGCACCAAGGACTAAGCCTCAAATGGTTCGACTGGCAGAAGATGATCCAAGGTTCACTGAGTGGAAAGTCAAACTGGGTATCCTTCTTAAGCAAGAGCTGTGTCCGAATCCCGATG AGGGAAACCCGTGGCTGGTGAATTTTCCTCGAGGATACTGGCTCTACGAGAAATCAAAGCATCTCTGGGTCTCTGGGTACCCAATCAAGGTCAAGCTTTTCAAGAGTCCACAAGAGTTTGCTGTCCATTTGATATGGCTACTATCGACGTCAATGGACTATCGGGATTGTTGCTGTGCGCACTGCAATGCCGCCAGCATAATTAAGGGAGGCAGTGCTTCGGATGAAGGCCTGATCATCACCCACGAACCTTCCAAGGGTGACAAGATGCCACCCCGAGTCACACCTGTTCCCCTACCTCCAATGCCTGGACAGACATCTCAGAAGCCTGGCACTATGCCTGGAACTATTGTGCCTCGTTCGGCATCCGCACAGTCTACACCAGCTGCTACGGCAAAAAACTCTCCGGCGCCTACGCCAGTATCTGCTGCTGCAATTTCCGTACAACAAGCTCAGCAACCACCTCAGATCCGACCACAAGAACAGGTCATCAAGCCATCACCGCAATTACAACCACAATTGCAGTCAGCGCCTCAACCCCAATCGCAATCGCAGCACCACCAACAGCCACAGCAGGTTCAGCATCAACCACAAatacagcagcaacagcagcagcagcagcagcagcagcagatcCAACAACAGCCCACAAATCTCGCTCAAGCACCACCTCAGCCTATACAATGGGCCCTCAAATCGACAGTCTTGTTCCGATCTGGAGAGCTCGTATGGTATCAAAACGGCAATACATGGCGTCTTGGAGTTATTGCATCTTCTTCCAACGGTCAACACGAGGTCATGCCAATTGGACACGGCATCGTCCAGCAAAATAACGTGACAAAGACCGACGGAGACATGCGGCCCTTTTATGCCTTCACAGTACCGCCAGTCACCTTGCCCGAGTTAAAAGACAAGAACTATGACGGTGTTCCATGGGAGTCGTTATTCCAGAGTGCAGTAGACGGGAATCGACGCGAGGTGATTGCACTTGATGCCTCTAAGATGGCAGCTGTCAAAATTGATTATTCGTACTCACTTTGGTCTAAACTCTCCGAAGACCCGAAAAGCAAGACAGCTTTCTACTATGGCTGTTTCTTTGGAGCAGAGCGGGTCGAGATtggcgatgcgatgcgactTAAATCGTTGCCGGCAGAACTTAACGTCCCGGCCGAGACAGGCGTTCTGGGTCTACGGTTCATCTTCACTACTAAGGAAATGCCTGGCGCCGTCTTCTTCCGCGGTCACATCTACCAGCTCGTGCCCGAAGATCACCCAAACATCGTCCGGGATGATTACCTTCCCCTCGCGTTGCGCAGCGAAAGCCAGTGGCGTCGTTCGGTCGGCGCGCAACGGTGGTGTTATGCAATAGTCAAAGAGAACGTTGTGTTTAAGGAGCAGTCGATTAGAGGTCGATTCTACCCAACTCATCGTCTCATGCCGATTCTTAATCCGGCTGAATTCCAGAGCTCGGTCGCGCAGCGCCGAGTCGATGACCAATACGCCCATCTCAACAACCGTATGGATGGTGTGGGGAGATATCTTGGTCGGAAGATCAACCGAATCGACACCCTTGGGGCTTCGGTGATCCACACAGCTAGGATCAACCTGGAGTCGTTCATTCGAGAAGGGGACCAGCCGGTTGAATAA
- a CDS encoding hypothetical protein (BUSCO:46141at5125), with amino-acid sequence MSSPSQAGPSSPREEKKEKGFSKLLNRTRTFLKREGSSTSSKRQSTLGTSQPTAPTKAEETPKTSQAPAPEVKKPDAKAKYEGLEGVSKLTRSQLIEERAKKLSERYGLDINVSELQTGSPDDTVLRIDKPIRMRVRRTCHKCDTTFSSAKECPSCQHARCTKCTRYPPKRSEAEIIASRERRAAIIKANKENAPIIPDYSYAFDEKKIVLTRPSKTGGQDLVHKKPRQRVRRTCHECSTLFISGNKTCAKCGHVRCTDCPRDPPKKDKYPYGYPGDEFGPNSVPHYQCKECKTIFPTGAENGTPCTKCGCEKTDESPRVKPRKVEPEPDPEVLKSLQARLENLKVT; translated from the exons ATGAGCTCTCCGTCACAGGCTGGGCCCTCTTCGCctagagaagagaagaaagagaagggtTTCAGCAAGCTCCTGAATCGTACCAGGACCTTCCTCAAGAGGGAGGGCTCTTCAACCTCGTCTAAACGCCAGTCGACTCTCGGTACCTCTCAACCAACTGCCCCGACCAAGGCGGAAGAGACTCCCAAGACGAG CCAAGCTCCTGCGCCTGAGGTCAAGAAACCTGACGCCAAGGCCAAATATGAAGGCTTGGAAGGCGTTTCCAAGTTGACGAGGAGTCAACTGATTGAGGAGCGTGCTAAGAAACTCAGCGAGCGTTACGGGCTTGATATCAACGTTTCTGAGCTCCAGACTGGGTCGCCCGATGATACCGTTCTTCGCATTGACAAGCCGATCCGTATGCGCGTACGACGAACCTGTCACAAGTGCGACACAACCTTTTCTTCCGCCAAGGAGTGTCCTAGCTGCCAGCATGCTCGCTGCACTAAGTGTACCCGCTACCCTCCCAAGCGAAGCGAGGCCGAGATCATTGCCAGCCGTGAACGACGTGCCGccatcatcaaagccaacaaGGAGAACGCTCCCATCATTCCCGACTACTCTTACGCTtttgatgagaagaagatcgtcCTCACCCGACCCAGTAAGACCGGTGGCCAGGACTTGGTTCATAAGAAGCCTCGCCAGCGTGTGCGAAGAACCTGCCACGAATGTTCGACTCTCTTCATCTCCGGTAACAAGACATGTGCCAAGTGCGGCCACGTTCGCTGCACCGACTGTCCTCGAGACCC gcccaagaaggacaagtACCCATACGGTTATCCTGGAGATGAATTCGGTCCCAACAGTGTGCCGCACTACCAATGCAAAGAGTGCAAGACAATATTCCCAACAGGCGCCGAAAATGGAACACCGTGCACAAAGTGCGGCTGCGAGAAAACAGACGAATCGCCTCGTGTTAAACCTCGCAAAGTTGAACCTGAACCAGACCCAGAGGTATTGAAGAGTTTACAGGCACGACTGGAGAATTTAAAAGTGACATAG